In Saccopteryx leptura isolate mSacLep1 chromosome 13, mSacLep1_pri_phased_curated, whole genome shotgun sequence, the DNA window GTCAATATATTAAGCTGTTTTGCTGAATAAAACTGGTTCTAAAGGAGGCAGGGGTCAAGTCACTTGTCTCATATATTACAGTGGCTCTCTGCATCCCCGAAACGCCTTCCTTCAGTAAGCAGAGTGCTTGAGTGCATCCCCTTTGACCTGCTGATATATAGATCACAACATCTGATGCTTCCTGGAATTGCCGATTACTGTAACTGCTGCCCATCTGTCAATGAAGGAGCAGTTTCAGAACTCAGACTTGGGGGAGGAAAAGTAATTAATGGTATGTACCTTTAAGAACCCCCTCATACataaaatagtttaatattttggTCCGTATGCacatgtgaagaaaaaaattcagaaggGTCTTTATAGTTTGTTGGGAGGGGCCTGTAAAATATGGCAAAGTAAAAGGACAATTAGGGATAAgtgctgtagatttttttaaaaaggcattttcaGTGCTGGGCTCTGAAAGTTCTTTACAACATAATAGCTTTTAAGGGCCCTTTTCTTTGGTGAAAATGTTTCCTTATGAAAATATAGTAGGAAGAATTTAATCCTAAGAGTAGTAGCATTCTAAATCTGCAACCTACAAATGTAGAATTCCTGTTTGTACTTTAGTAGGTAAATGATCCGTAGTTAGGTGGAATTTTTTAATGATAGAGATTGTATGGTCTCTTGAGTCAGGCTTACATTAGATTACATTCCTGACCTTAGAAGTGGTTCATTTAAAGCAAGACAGGATAATTTTCTTTGTATGGTACATGATATATGTATTTGGAAGTTCTTTGCTTTATTTGCAAAGGATCATCTAATTAAAAGGTATTTGAATATAGCTGGTTGGCACCTAATAAAACTTCATTAAAGATACTATACTGAATTTTTAACTCAGGTCTGAGTCTTGTAGTTTTTattcacaaaaaattttaatttataaaactgaCCTTTCTGCAAGGGCttaatactccccccccccccccaataaggCTCAAATATTAGTTTTTCAGAAATAGCCAGGAAGATTTAGAATCTTGGGCAAGAGGTAATATTTAACTTCCTTGGCTACTGAACCAGAACTACTATTTCTAAAACCTCAATGGGAGCCAGAAGAAACTCAGTACAGAGTTTACCTTGGTAATTTTTCTCccaaaatacacaatggaatgtttTAAAGTAACTTATATGCAGTAGTGGGGGAACTAGTATGTAGGTTTTTAAATCAGATAAGATGATTCATAATATGGGTCTTCATTAGAGTAAAAATGTAGCAGATAGGTAGCAGATCTATCAGTTTGTCCTGTTTAAGTTTTTTAACCAGCCCTACCAGATACCTTTGAATGAAGCCCATAAGTATAAGCCTGAATTACAAAAGATACTTGCCACACAGAAAGATATCACTTGCCTGTGtgtgttaacatttattttttccttttaaatgaaaCTATGCTAATGTGCTTAACATTAAGGTATTGGGATATTTTAATTCTAATCTGCTTGCCTGGATGAGGTAAGCTTTAgaataaatgaagaagaaaatgaatggcTTTTTATATATGCCTGCTGTGTTTTATTAGAAATATGTATGagtagaaacatttttattactatataatAAGGCTGCTTTAAGTGTTTTGGGGTTTGGGAGGTATGGGTCATGTTGGCTAGGTAGTTAATAGTACTGTAATGCCCtgtaaaattaacataaaagtgATCTTGACTAGCTCAGTCCGTCGTGATTACTTCTCATCTTCACAGAGAAATTCAGCTAAAATTGACACTTGGAAATAATGCAGGGTATAAGCTCAAGTCTACCCTATTTCTATTAGTATTCAATGTTAATTAGGTTGAAAAGCAACTGTCTATTTAAATGCCTGCTCCACCACTGTTTAAAATactgtgtctcagtttctgcaTGGGAGTAATCACAGTACCTACATCATAATATTGTTATGAACTGCAGATAAATGTGTAGAGTACTTAATAAGTGCTATATGATGAGAAGAGCTGTCATcatcaaaaaatgaaagaagttgCTTGCTGAAAATAGATGACAAtgtgaattataaaaataatgctatggttttttttcctttttaggaaGTTATAGAACTAACCAAAGACCTTCTGTCAACTCAACCTTCAGAAGCTCTTACAAGTTCAGACTGTTTTGCTTCCACTCAGCCGACTCATTCGTGGAAAGTCGGGGACAAGTGTATGGCAGTCTGGAGTGAAGATGGACAGTAAGTGTAGAAAAACTAACTATAACATGCAATAATAAAATGCAATGGTAAGATGTTTTTATTCAGTTTGAACTACCCTGTTTTACTCTTTCTATAGAGCCAACATGGTTAATAAAGCCAATTTGATTcttgggtggttaccattattacagtttagtttttagttttggaTTAAATTTGGGGGCAGAAAAATAGCTAATAATCTAgaggaaagaaaattgaaaacagaggaaaatgattatttttttaaataatctaaatTTATTCTTCCTCAAATTGAAAATTGAGAAAATGGTTCACTGTCTTAGATGTCTGTGAAGTGTATGCACTGAAATTATTCCTTTAAGAAATACCTTTTCTCCAAGATGCTGACGAAAGCACATTTAATAGACATGCAAGAGACTTGGCTGGCAGTGTATTAATTAGGACTTCCTTTTAGGACAGCAGAGGGCTAACTCCAACCACTCTTGCCTTATGTTTACCAAAGGGCCATTTGATTACAGAACTTTCATTTTAAACACATGTAATAGTTGAATCACTGCAGTATAAGTCTTGTAGGCCGAGTACTAAACCTTTACTCACCTGCTTACAGCCATGATATCTTTACAGGTGTTATGAAGCGGAGATTGAGGAGATAGATGAAGAAAACGGCACCGCTGCAATCACCTTTGCTGGCTATGGCAATGCTGAAGTGACTCCGCTGTTGAACCTCAAGCCtgtagaagaaggaaggaaggcaaaggAGGACAGTGGCAACAAACCCATGTCAAAGTAAGTGACTCTTCAGCATTTTAAGTGTAATCTCCATTTGGCTATTTGAGGTGGTCTGTAGAATCTGTGCAGGCTAGTTCAGGATGAAAAGGTTATAATACTGTTTACCATTATTTTGGAGATTAGCAATATAAGGTCATTCTCTAGGTAAGGTGAGGACATTTAGGTTTCCACTTacacatttagtaaatatttatcacTAACCCAAATGCTAAGGTTCCACAACAGTGAAGACCCACGTGGGCATTGCCCTGACTGAGTTTCTAGTTTAGACAACAAAATGCATAATTAAAGAAGAACTTCCAGTAGTAGAGTATAGAAGTTATGAAGGAAACCTAATGGATactttaagaaacaaagaaaagatacCTAAATTGCACTTAGTCATTACATATGTCTTTGAGAAAATAACATCTGAACTGAGATTTGAAAAGAAAGAGCCAAGTTAACAAACTAGAAGGTGTGCTTTTGAGCAAGCTTCTTGTCTTCTGTTTCTCATCTGTAGAACAGGGACAGTAGTGTGTACATTATGGGGCTGTGAAGATAAAACGACAGCGTTAATACAGCTTGTAGCATTTGTCTTGCCATGTAGGAAGAGTTCATTCAGTGTATACTTTTCAAACGAAAATAAGGTAGGAACATAGAGGTAACAAGAAGTTTCTATGGTAAAATCTTGGGGCTTAAGGGTGCTTGGTTTCACAAGAGAAGTGGTAAGAGAGGTAGTGGCATATTATAAAAAGCTTGAAAGCCACTGATGCATTTCAAGTAGAGGCGAGATGTGATCAGATTGGAGTCTTCCAGTAATCACTGGCAGCCGACTGAAGGCTGCGACTGCTATGATCCAGGTGGCCTGAACCCAGGGAGTGTAGAGTGGAGATGGCAAAGTATACAGTTTGAAGGTATTTATGAGGCAGAATTAACAATACTTTGGTTAACTTCTGCACGTTTGGGatttctcaagagttttcaaaactTAAGTTGCTACATAAACATACTTGAATTTAAGAAGAGTGTCctctattaaaataacatttaagcaTCTCAATAAGAAAATCAGGTTGCAGAACatctctatttttagtttttgacaTCTGTGTAAAAAGCCACATTAAACTTCATAGTGGTAATTATATGATATAGGGGAGTCTGGATCTTATTGCCTCTTTTTAAAGACctcttttctttatcctttttttgGTGAGAAGGCAGTGTTAACTGAGCAGAACTTACTGTTAGAGCTTTAGGATCTGATCCTATTCACTGTTTTTGGAAAACCCCAGTTTTTAAGAATTATTAGCTATGATTTGATAGAAGGTTTAGGCATTTGCTGACACTCATCTTATTTCTAAAACACAATTGGCAAAAGTTGTGTAAATTTCAGGTAGAGAGTCAtagttgaaatattttatttaaattggaaACAGGGTACAGTTATGTTTGAGTTTCCAAGGATGCTATGTTTCAAGTTACATTTATTAGTAGTGCTGGGTGATTGGCTTTGATGTTAGTGATTTTATCCGTGGGAAGAAGAATGTGTAAGTTTattagtttttcatctgttttgttGTTTGCACTGCTAAACATCCCCAAGGAAGTCATCTTTTAAATCTTATGAGTTGACATTTGGTTGGCATATccacacagaaaagaaatgattGCCCAGCAGCGtgaatataaaaagaagaaagctttgaaaaaagcacagagaataaaagaacttgagcaggagagagaggaccAGAAGGTGAAGTGGCAACAGTTCAACAACAGAGCctattctaaaaacaaaaaaggccaGGTTAGTAAATCCTTTCATGATACTTTGTAAATTTGAAAAGTACAACTGCCCAAtatcggaagctaagcagggttgggcctggttaaTACTTGGATGGGAGATCGCTTGGGAATACCGAGTACTGTAGGACGTGTGAAAAATACAActgtcaataaaataattttaaaatgacaatgaaaagGAGATCAtactatagatttttaaaaatacagaactgGATCTTAAATTCAGAATTTCTTAAATTCCTCTTCAATCTTCAGTTTGGCTTATTGGGAAAAAATCTTTATTAGCCTGTGTGAATGATTTTATATCAGGAATTATAAAAgatctggggtttttttccttctataaactgaactttgaaaaattatttactatCTTACCACGTAGAAGGAAGTGTGTTGAAAGGTACCTGCTTTGTTAACATGTCTTGTGCTGGACATTACtggtagattttatttaaaagagcACTTGGTTTTCGTTGATGTACTTTTTCTTCTAAGTAtactttgtaaattttttatgcTATCAGAACTAATCAAGAATGGTTTCTGCTTTGTTCCCCATAGGTAAAGAGGAGTATTTTTGCTTCACCTGAGAGTGTAACTGGCAAAGTTGGAGTAGGAACTTGTGGAATTGCTGATAAACCTATGACACAATATCAAGATACCTCTAAATATAATGTCAGGCATTTGATGCCTCAGTAATCAGAAAAACTGTTGGATTTCATCTCTGCAGGGCTTTACATTTACCTTTTTAtccttatatttttctaaaggtaAATTATTTGTTAGGTGAGTAAGGAAGATACCATTGTCGTCATTGTTCGACTTCAATAGAATGAAACTTGAAGAAATTGCATTTGATAACTGCTATTCATTTACCTTTCTTCATTACTACTACCACAGTTTCCCCAAAGTTTATTGGATAAAGCAACTTTCTAGATAGATGCTGCTTAAGGAAAGCACTTAGATGAATTGTTGATTTTCCTAATATCAGGCCCCCACTTAACGGATGGCATATCCTTTTTTGTAAAGTCTTAACCTGGAACTTTCAGTACCTTTGAACTTGCCACATATTATTCTAGCAGTTCACTGGAACATCAAGGCAAATCACCGAACTTCTACAgagatctctttttttcttacattcaACTTAAACTTAGCTGTTGGCCAATTAAGCCTGAAAATAGGTTAATTGCAAATGGCTGTCTTGTCTGAGGTTTTTCCTTTAATAACTTGTTTCCTAAGCCTATTAGACCATCTCTGAAATTGATCCAGCTCTTATTTTTTTTGCtgagttttagttttatgtaaGAAACTATGTTTAGGGCCAGCTATCTTttctaggttgttttttttttttttttgtatgtttgcttTTTcctgtgttggtttttcatggtagtggtacctttttttttttttttttttttggatgtgaaatgtttatatgagaaaacaaaaagctGATGTATAGCCCTGTATACAGTGTAGatactatttttgtaaaaaaaaaaaaaaaaagaaccaaggcTAAATTAATGAACAAGAGTACTGAATGtttcatcattaaatatttactgtatttcttGTGCATTAATCTGACCATAATTTCCCTGTATATTATGTTCATGTAGCTGAGTCTGTAATTTTTGTTAACTATGTAGATCAAGTTGTCAGCATTTGCTGGTGTAAGTGAACATCACAGTTATACTGAGTTGAGTTTAAGCCAAATATATGCATAGGAAAGGGTCTTCCTATTAATGGAAGATAGTGATTTTTAAGATGTGttaatttcagtttttgtatgtttgacttttattaaataaagtgtttttaaaatctctagGGTGTGTTATCAGAAAGGTAAAGTCTTAGCTGCTAGCTTGATAATGATTAGACCTCGATGTACTTGTATACATCATTTCCACAGAAGAGAATGAAATGAGAGTGAGAAAGGTCTCAAGTAAATCCTTATGTACCCCCCCCTTCCATTCAACATAAATTGGATTCTAAAGGGCAAACCAGTTTTAGTTTAAGGActtgtgctttattttatagaGTTGTTTGTCAGATTTTTGGTATAAggggaaaatgaaaatttttgtttCACAAATTTTAATACATACGTATTTTTTTGGATCAATTGAAACTTTTAGGATAGTGGTGAGAGGTAGAATTTTTCATCTCGCCCCTCTACCTCCCAACCCAGGAGATTACTCTTACTTCCTTTAATTTATGGCCACAGGTTAGAGCACGAAGGATATaataaatgaagtattttttaaatataaggtaCAAATTACAGTAGATAAAAGCCACTTAGCCTGAAAAACGTCTAATGCTCTTGTTGCTAGTTGTAATATACTAATAATAGTATCCTTAAAGGACTGCAATGGAACCCTGTTAATTAAAAAGCACAGGACAGACACTTGGTGTAACTGAGGAACCACACAAAATGGTTTTTAGTGAGATTACCTTGGTATGTTATTCATCTGGTATTTGTGTGGGTAAGACTCTTGTGTTGAGATTTGTACCTCATTTGACCCTATGGGCCTTCCTTTCTGCACATTAACTTTTTTGGAGGGCTTTGTAAGTAGGATAAAGAGAGGAGTAAAAGGTAACTGtattccataaaatatttttttttaaataggcataTGTGGCAGGAGGTCAGTTGCCTTTgtgtcaaagacctaaatgtggCTCTTTGAAAAGGCCTGTGTGATAGGATGATGATAGTAGTATCTTTGGACTAACCTAAACACTGGGGTGCTGTCTTATGTAATGTTAAATTTGAGAAGATGCTTAATGAGAAGCATCTCATGATGCCAGtggtattttacaaatgaaggtgGTTAAGCTTTCAATATTCTGAAACCAAGTATCACGCTTGGCCTTATGAAACTGTTATAAAATGTACTGTAGAGTTCCCTCTATGAAGGGAGACTTAATGAGCTCAGTAACTGACAGATTGAGTCATTTAGTCATTTAAGGCCAAGTATCTGTGGTTGCGTGCATCTTCTTAAAACTTGACATTTGCCTTTGTTATTGAACAGTTCAAGGAAAGAACAGTCCTGACAccccaaaaataaacacaatttaaaattttaatattaatcacGGGTaacatgctttttaaattaacatgTAGACAGGCCATATTAAAAGAGCAAGGACTGCTATGTTTGAATCTTGACTCCCTGTGACCTGTGTACATAATTCCCTGCTTGTTTTCTCAGCTGTAGAATGAGAATTAGTTCCTGTTTCAATAAATTGTAAGGATGAATGAGTTACTATGTATAAAGTGCTTACTAGAGTACCTGGCATATGGTAAGCACTGTAGAAGTGTTTGCTGTTACTGTGCAGAGTAGTAATGGTGAAGAATACGTTTGTCCTTAATTTGAATAATTCATATTAAAATGCATAATAATGCCCAATGCTTACAATTTGTGGACCCTAATTATAAACATTACTGAAGTGTTATCTAATTACCAAACTTAAAAAAGTATATCgtagaaaagattaaaatttttatattagaatATCTTAGAACACGTTTCTTAATGGTTAGGAGGTCCAGTTTATAATTAAATTGCCCCTAATGcttcttttaaattaaagagGGATTCCTGGGTCCTACCCCAGACTATTCTAGGCCAAGGTATCTGTCACTCCACAGGTGATTCTGATTTGCATCCCTGGTTGAGAACCATGTTTTTGTTAAATACGGGGGTGGGCAGAGTAGGTTTACTGTGCactgtgacattcttttgagttaataaagctattgtaatgaTCATAGcctgcatgtctttttcaaaACGAACAGttataaacctgcttttgcctaCCCCTTATAAAAGTAGTTTGATttcagaaatgaaggaaaaattaCCTTAATAAGTGGCAGTTTCCTTGGCCCAATTATTGAAGACTAGGcatcaaactaaaataaaattcatccatttattgtaactcattttttaaaaattcttgtttttCACACAAGGTGTCCATGTGTATGTGTTTCCATTACAATGAGTTTTAATGCTGAGTGTGTCTGCCTTTTAATATAACAAAGGAAAACCAGCAGGTAACAAAGGAAAGTCATAGTTTTGTAAATTGTGTGTATAGATTGTAATTATAAGAGGTGACAACACTTGCAAATTcagccaaaaaatatttttaaagctttgacTTTGTGCCTTAACTTGGATACCAgctgaaacataaaattattaaaaccaacaaggttttatattaaaatatttagagtaCAATGAATACCTGCTTGAATTTGTATTATACTATGAAGCAACCAATTACTATAAATGGTAATGTACAAGTAAATGCGAACATTCTTTAtatctaggatttttttttttaagagagtgacagggtcagacaggaagggagagagagaagcaatttgTTGCAGCTccataattgttcattgctttctcatatgtgccttgatggggggctacagcaaagtgagttatcctttgctcaagccagtgaccatggggtcatgtctatgatcccatgctcaagccagtgaccttggggtttcgaatcggggttttgaacctgggtcctccacactcagtctgacactctatctactgcgccaccgcctggtcacgtTCTAGGATCTTTGAGTTACAAGCTAAACTGAATTTTTACTGCAGTGGTGAGGAAGAGCATAGCAGGCAAAATAACAGGTATACCGTAGTTTAAACAAAAACCCAAGTAATTGAATCCCCTTACACTATGATACTTAAAAAAGCATatgtttatggccctggccggttggctcagtggtagagcgtcggcctggcgtgcggaagtcctgggttcgattcccagccagggcacacaggaaaaacgcccaactgcttctccacccctccccctctccttcctctgtctctctcttgccctcccgcagccgaggctccattggagcaaagatggcccgggccctggggatggctccttggcctctgccccaggcgctagagtggctctggtcgcaacagagcgacaccccggaggggcagagcatcgccccctggtgggcgtgccgggtggatcccggtcgggcgcatgcgggagtctgtctgactgtctctccccgtttccagcttcagaaaaatacaaaaaataagaaaaaaagaaaacaagatggaagGTGTTAGATTTCTGTAAGTTTCTCTTTTGATTGCCTTTTCTGCCTTTCAGCTTATGTATGGTATATAGAATAGAGGTGGTTCTTTTATGGCCTGTGAGTAGGGGAAAGAGTAACACTGGGCTTATGGTAGTTGACAGCTGAACTagctaaaaatatcaaattatggGTACTTCTCTTTCAGTTTCCAGGAAATAAAAACTGGCAATTTACTTCTAAGTACCTTaccagtttatttttatgaaaccaGTACAGGCTGAAGTTactgaaattattaaaattttaatttgtatcctgtcttttgtttgtaAGAGTACAGCTAAAGAAGCCATGGTTATACTCATAAGGGAaggtttgctttttgtttgaaGCTACGTTTTCAACTTGAGGCCGAAAATTATGCTGGCTCCCCATTCCCTTTTTAGTGAAACTGAGGCAAGTTCTCTCTCCTGCCCCATTTCAAGCCCTGTACTTACTTTAGCAAGATGCAGTGACTTTCTGAGCTTTCCCTCCAGAGAGGAAATGCTTGACTCTTATGTCTTGGAAAACTAGAGTTGAAGCCTGAGACCTGCAGCTAGGCTAGTCTTTACTAGATGGTAAGTatccagttgttcattgcttagaAGCATGCAGGAAGCAGGAGTAAGTATCCCTTTGGTTCCTTTGCCCAGTTTTTTCCTCCAAAAGAACTGGCAGGTTTAGGTGATCTAGCTTTCAGAGTAAGCGTGATGAAGTTgctaatttagaaaaaaacagacttaaatatgtattttttttaatatacacttGAGAGACATTTTAAGGcttctatatttttatagtgctattctgtgccttggtttgaaaatctaaaataaatgtcACAAGTATTGCCCTACCAATACAGACTTTAAGTGTTCCTCTTTAACTAAGAGCttgaggaaatggaaaaaaatccaaaagtttAGGAAGTTAGCTGGCAGTACTTTAAAAGG includes these proteins:
- the SMNDC1 gene encoding survival of motor neuron-related-splicing factor 30, with the translated sequence MSEDLAKQLASYKAQLQQVEAALSGNGENEDLLKLKKDLQEVIELTKDLLSTQPSEALTSSDCFASTQPTHSWKVGDKCMAVWSEDGQCYEAEIEEIDEENGTAAITFAGYGNAEVTPLLNLKPVEEGRKAKEDSGNKPMSKKEMIAQQREYKKKKALKKAQRIKELEQEREDQKVKWQQFNNRAYSKNKKGQVKRSIFASPESVTGKVGVGTCGIADKPMTQYQDTSKYNVRHLMPQ